A window of the Diceros bicornis minor isolate mBicDic1 chromosome 30, mDicBic1.mat.cur, whole genome shotgun sequence genome harbors these coding sequences:
- the LOC131394423 gene encoding olfactory receptor 7D4-like translates to MDSRNHTGVSQFLLLGLSEDPKLQPLLFGLFLFMYLVTVLGNLFFILAISSDSHLHTPMYFFLSNLSFVDICFISTIVPKMLVNIQAQSKDISYKGCLTQVYFFMIFSVMDSFLLTVMGYDRFVAICHPLHYSIIMNPRLCGLLVLISWFIIFWVSLLHILLMRQLTFCIGTEIPHFFCELAQVLKLACSDTLINNVAMYVATALLGVFPLSGILFSYSQIVSSLRRMSSAGGKYKAFSTCGSHLSTVSLFYGTSLGVYLSSAVTHSSHRSSIASVMYTVITPMLNPFIYSLRNKDVKGALGRLISRAASSL, encoded by the coding sequence GAAACCACACAGGAGTATCACAATTCCTCCTCCTGGGTCTCTCAGAGGATCCTAAACTGCAGCCCCTGCTCTTTGGACTGTTCCTGTTCATGTACCTGGTCACCGTTCTCGGGAATCTTTTCTTTATCCTGGCCATCAGCTCtgactcccacctccacacccccatgtatttcttcctttccaatctgtcctTTGTGGACATCTGTTTCATTTCCACCATTGTCCCGAAGATGCTGGTGAACATCCAGGCACAGAGTAAAGACATTTCCTACAAAGGATGTCTCACTCAGGtatatttttttatgattttttctgTAATGGACAGTTTCCTTCTAACTGTGATGGGTTATGACAGATTTGTGGCCATCTGCCACCCGCTGCACTACAGCATCATCATGAACCCACGCCTCTGTGGCCTCCTGGTTCTGATATCCTGGTTCATCATTTTCTGGGTCTCTCTGCTTCATATTTTACTGATGAGGCAGCTTACCTTCTGTATAGGCACTGAAATTCCACATTTCTTCTGTGAACTGGCTCAGGTTCTCAAATTAGCCTGCTCTGACACTCTCATCAATAACGTTGCCATGTATGTGGCCACTGCCCTGCTGGGTGTGTTTCCCCTCAGTGGGATCCTCTTTTCTTACTCTCAGATTGTCTCCTCCTTAAGGAGGATGTCCTCTGCAGGAggaaaatataaagcattttccACCTGTGGGTCTCACCTCTCTACAGTCTCCTTGTTCTATGGGACAAGCCTGGGAGTCTACCTCAGTTCTGCTGTGACCCATTCTTCCCACAGAAGCTCGATTGCCTCAGTGATGTACACCGTGATCACCCCCATGCTGAACCCTttcatctacagcctgaggaatAAGGATGTCAAGGGGGCCCTGGGAAGGCTCATCAGCCGAGCAGCCTCTTCTCTGTGA